A stretch of the Sulfurimonas sp. HSL3-1 genome encodes the following:
- the mtaB gene encoding tRNA (N(6)-L-threonylcarbamoyladenosine(37)-C(2))-methylthiotransferase MtaB, whose translation MKPKVYFKTFGCRTNVFDTQVMMGRLQDFEVTEDESAADIVVVNSCTVTNGADTGVRGYINAQERAGRTVMLTGCGAHTKGETLFDAGKVQGVFGQSEKAKINELLQRKTRFYELGDLEFIDDNVVEQFVGKSRAFIKIQEGCSFRCSYCIIPFVRGDARSVDEQVILEQVSRLAANGFGEFILTGTNIGSYGQGENRSIATLLRKMSLIRGVRRIRLGSLEPVQITDAFKEILDEPWLERHLHIALQHTSKEMLKLMNRRNKFDEDLKLFSELAAKGFALGTDFIVGHPGETEARWEEAWGHLQQLPLTHVHAFTYSKRDGTPSATMKPEISGAVAKERLSQLTALVDANNLAFRREHCTDLDVLVESVTDDGRYQGYDQYYNKILIDSEADLEGNWIRIESATAAEEYNHAVV comes from the coding sequence ATGAAGCCCAAAGTCTACTTCAAGACCTTCGGATGCCGCACCAACGTCTTCGACACGCAGGTGATGATGGGGCGGTTGCAGGATTTTGAAGTCACCGAGGACGAATCGGCCGCGGACATCGTCGTCGTCAACTCCTGTACCGTCACCAACGGGGCCGATACGGGGGTCAGAGGTTACATCAACGCCCAGGAGCGCGCGGGCCGGACCGTCATGCTGACGGGCTGCGGGGCGCACACCAAGGGCGAAACCCTCTTCGACGCCGGAAAGGTCCAGGGGGTTTTCGGACAGTCGGAAAAGGCGAAGATCAACGAACTGCTGCAGCGCAAGACCCGTTTTTACGAACTGGGAGACCTGGAGTTCATCGACGACAACGTCGTCGAGCAGTTCGTCGGTAAAAGCCGCGCCTTCATCAAGATTCAGGAGGGGTGCAGCTTCCGCTGCAGCTACTGCATCATCCCCTTTGTGCGAGGGGATGCGCGCAGCGTCGACGAGCAGGTGATCCTGGAGCAGGTGAGCCGCCTGGCCGCCAACGGTTTCGGGGAGTTCATCCTCACCGGGACCAACATCGGCAGCTACGGGCAGGGTGAGAACCGCTCCATCGCCACGCTGCTGCGGAAGATGAGCCTGATCCGCGGTGTGCGCCGCATCCGCCTGGGTTCTTTGGAACCGGTGCAGATCACCGACGCTTTCAAGGAGATTCTGGACGAGCCGTGGCTGGAGCGCCACCTTCACATCGCTCTGCAGCACACCTCCAAGGAGATGCTCAAACTGATGAACCGCCGCAACAAGTTCGACGAGGACCTGAAGCTCTTTTCCGAGCTGGCCGCGAAGGGCTTCGCGCTGGGCACGGATTTCATCGTCGGGCACCCCGGCGAGACGGAGGCGCGCTGGGAAGAGGCGTGGGGACATCTGCAGCAGCTGCCGCTGACGCACGTACACGCCTTTACCTACTCCAAGCGCGACGGCACGCCCTCGGCGACGATGAAACCCGAGATCAGCGGGGCCGTCGCCAAGGAGCGGCTGTCGCAGCTGACGGCCCTGGTGGATGCGAACAACCTTGCGTTCCGCCGCGAACACTGCACGGACCTGGACGTGCTCGTCGAGTCCGTGACAGACGACGGGCGCTACCAGGGGTATGACCAGTACTACAACAAGATCCTTATCGACAGCGAGGCAGACCTGGAAGGCAACTGGATCCGGATCGAATCCGCCACCGCAGCAGAGGAGTACAACCATGCAGTCGTCTGA
- a CDS encoding AAA family ATPase gives MQSSDKAKWIIAASAVLLIALTLFAFLRDSTKPISRDQLNTLIAGGELKQVVERESSYLLSSSEGRFSIVKSQVPSGTFDAYVVKTEEGGAIVIAILTLIILLGAASLLLRYWMKHRRFPGAPVKSAQGAGAPEQTYHVQPVVSDVTFSDIGGISDVKEELEEIIDFLKNPQRYRHFGARLPKGVLLVGPPGVGKTMIAKAVAAEANAPFYYQSASSFVHIYVGMGAKRVSELFRAAASNAPAIIFIDEIDAVGKVRDGGSNEEREATLNQLLTEMDGFTDSSGIIVIAATNKIEVLDPALLRAGRFDRRIFVDLPTPHEREAIIAKYLEKIPHSVDAKAIAEITVGFNGAALAALVNEAALHSLRNRQIHVRMEDVLAVKDKVAYGKKRLPILNEEQKECRATYLAGKAVAATWFDLAFEKVMLGSESIRPALSDPLMRHEIESHIRMLLAGKVMCDIRYREHASSAKEDIDAALTLAKAMLFEYGMGDSLLPSQEALPQLLERIEQETRTLLEGKTALVDGIVDVLLERESISKEEIKARIDAVL, from the coding sequence ATGCAGTCGTCTGACAAAGCCAAGTGGATCATCGCCGCCTCGGCGGTCCTGCTCATCGCATTGACGCTCTTCGCCTTTCTGCGCGACAGCACCAAGCCGATCAGCCGCGATCAGCTCAATACGCTCATTGCCGGGGGAGAACTGAAACAGGTCGTCGAACGGGAGAGCTCCTACCTGCTGAGCAGCAGCGAAGGGCGATTCAGCATCGTCAAATCCCAGGTCCCCTCTGGTACCTTCGACGCCTATGTCGTCAAAACGGAGGAGGGCGGGGCCATCGTCATCGCCATTTTGACCCTGATCATTCTCCTGGGAGCGGCGTCACTGCTGCTGCGCTACTGGATGAAGCACCGCCGCTTCCCGGGCGCACCGGTCAAATCCGCCCAGGGGGCGGGTGCGCCGGAACAGACCTACCACGTTCAGCCGGTTGTCTCCGACGTCACCTTCAGCGATATCGGCGGCATCAGCGACGTCAAGGAAGAGCTCGAGGAGATTATCGATTTTCTCAAGAACCCCCAGCGCTACCGTCACTTCGGTGCGCGCCTGCCCAAGGGCGTCTTGCTGGTCGGCCCTCCGGGCGTCGGCAAGACGATGATCGCCAAGGCGGTCGCCGCCGAGGCGAACGCGCCCTTTTATTACCAGAGCGCTTCCTCCTTTGTCCACATCTACGTCGGGATGGGGGCCAAGCGCGTCAGCGAGCTCTTCCGCGCCGCGGCGTCCAACGCCCCGGCCATTATCTTTATCGACGAGATCGACGCCGTCGGCAAGGTGCGCGACGGGGGCAGCAACGAGGAGCGCGAAGCGACCCTGAACCAGCTGCTCACCGAGATGGACGGCTTTACAGATTCCAGTGGCATTATCGTTATCGCTGCGACGAATAAGATCGAAGTGCTCGACCCGGCCCTGCTGCGCGCGGGCCGCTTCGACCGCCGCATTTTCGTCGATCTTCCGACGCCGCATGAGCGCGAGGCGATCATCGCGAAGTACCTGGAGAAGATCCCCCACAGCGTGGACGCGAAAGCGATCGCGGAGATCACCGTCGGCTTCAACGGTGCGGCGCTGGCCGCGCTGGTGAACGAAGCGGCGCTGCACTCCCTGCGCAACCGCCAGATCCATGTCCGTATGGAGGACGTTTTGGCCGTCAAGGACAAGGTCGCCTACGGCAAGAAGCGGCTTCCGATCCTCAACGAGGAGCAGAAAGAGTGCCGGGCGACCTACCTCGCGGGCAAAGCCGTCGCCGCTACCTGGTTCGACCTGGCCTTTGAAAAGGTGATGCTGGGTTCGGAAAGCATCCGTCCGGCCCTCTCCGACCCGCTGATGCGTCACGAGATTGAATCGCACATCCGCATGCTGCTTGCCGGCAAGGTAATGTGCGATATCCGCTACCGCGAACATGCCTCCAGTGCCAAAGAGGATATCGATGCCGCACTGACCCTTGCCAAAGCGATGCTCTTCGAGTACGGCATGGGTGATTCACTGCTGCCATCGCAGGAGGCGCTGCCGCAATTGCTCGAGCGCATCGAGCAGGAGACCCGCACTCTGCTCGAGGGCAAAACGGCCCTGGTTGACGGGATCGTCGATGTGCTGCTTGAGCGCGAAAGCATCTCCAAAGAGGAGATCAAAGCCCGGATCGATGCGGTTTTATAG
- the bioV gene encoding pimelyl-ACP methyl ester esterase BioV has protein sequence MRFYSGFCLRDESTFFAPWLKQNDFTVAGFSYGAIKALYDVLQSERRIDTLQLFSPAYFCNKPDSFKRLQMKGYKRDSAAYRAHFIESCFAPYPARDVSVYDEGEEALEDLLGYPWPEKPLRELNERGVHIEVYLGGKDAVIDADAARAFFKPYATLYYFKDANHFLQGA, from the coding sequence ATGCGGTTTTATAGCGGTTTCTGCCTGAGGGACGAATCGACCTTCTTCGCGCCGTGGCTGAAGCAGAACGACTTTACGGTCGCAGGGTTTAGCTACGGGGCCATTAAAGCGCTCTATGACGTCCTGCAGAGCGAGAGGCGCATCGATACGCTGCAGCTCTTCTCGCCCGCTTATTTCTGCAACAAGCCCGACAGTTTCAAACGGCTGCAGATGAAGGGGTACAAACGCGATAGCGCGGCGTACCGGGCGCATTTTATCGAGAGTTGTTTCGCGCCTTATCCCGCCCGCGACGTCAGCGTCTATGACGAGGGGGAGGAGGCGCTCGAGGATCTGCTGGGATACCCATGGCCCGAAAAGCCGCTGCGGGAGCTGAACGAACGCGGGGTGCACATCGAGGTCTACCTCGGCGGGAAGGACGCCGTCATCGACGCAGATGCGGCCCGGGCGTTCTTCAAACCCTACGCGACTCTATACTATTTTAAAGACGCAAACCACTTTTTGCAAGGAGCATAA
- the mog gene encoding molybdopterin adenylyltransferase produces MSNIKIGVITASDRASAGIYEDISGMAIQETMTAYLTSSFEIEYRCIPDEQETIEATMKELCDEAGCCLVVTTGGTGPAPRDVTPEATENVCEKMMPGFGELMRQVSLQYVPTAILSRQTAGIRGQSLIINLPGKPKSIRECLDAVFPAVPYCIDLIGGPYLVTDESVIKAFRPKAK; encoded by the coding sequence ATGAGCAATATCAAAATCGGTGTCATCACCGCCTCCGACCGCGCCAGTGCGGGTATCTACGAAGACATTTCCGGCATGGCGATCCAGGAGACGATGACGGCGTACCTCACGAGCAGTTTCGAGATCGAGTACCGCTGTATCCCCGACGAGCAGGAGACCATCGAAGCGACAATGAAGGAGCTCTGCGACGAAGCCGGCTGCTGCCTCGTCGTCACGACGGGCGGTACGGGCCCCGCGCCCCGCGACGTCACCCCGGAAGCGACGGAGAACGTCTGCGAAAAGATGATGCCGGGCTTCGGCGAGCTGATGCGCCAGGTAAGCCTGCAGTACGTCCCGACGGCGATCCTGTCGCGCCAGACGGCCGGCATCCGCGGCCAGTCGCTCATCATCAACCTCCCGGGCAAACCGAAGTCCATCCGCGAGTGCCTCGACGCCGTCTTCCCGGCCGTGCCGTACTGCATCGATCTGATCGGCGGCCCTTACCTCGTCACCGATGAGAGCGTCATCAAAGCCTTCCGTCCGAAGGCGAAATAG
- a CDS encoding GNAT family N-acetyltransferase produces the protein MNIQVVKADYSSEKHKAEIPMMLDAYARDPMGGGKPLDEVVKHNLVSELSTRPYAFSVIAYADGEPAGVANCFEGFSTFACKPLVNIHDITVLPKYRGLGISQKLLEKVEEIAAEKGCCKITLEVLGNNAVAQGAYRKFGFAAYELDPKAGSAQFWEKKL, from the coding sequence ATGAACATTCAAGTCGTCAAAGCAGATTATTCCAGTGAAAAGCACAAAGCAGAGATCCCCATGATGCTCGACGCCTATGCGCGTGACCCTATGGGCGGCGGAAAGCCTCTGGATGAAGTGGTAAAACACAACCTGGTCTCAGAGCTTTCAACACGCCCCTACGCCTTCTCCGTCATCGCCTACGCCGACGGAGAGCCGGCGGGAGTGGCCAACTGTTTCGAGGGGTTTTCCACCTTCGCCTGCAAACCCCTCGTCAACATCCACGACATCACCGTCCTTCCCAAATACAGAGGGCTGGGCATCAGCCAGAAACTGCTGGAAAAAGTCGAAGAGATCGCCGCTGAAAAAGGCTGCTGCAAAATTACCCTGGAAGTGCTTGGCAATAACGCAGTCGCCCAGGGTGCCTACAGGAAATTCGGCTTCGCCGCCTACGAGCTTGACCCCAAAGCGGGAAGCGCGCAGTTTTGGGAAAAGAAACTGTAA
- a CDS encoding exodeoxyribonuclease III — protein sequence MSDTIEILSWNVNGIRAVANKQALKWVDERRPDILCLQEIKATASQFPDDLFDTNYATLTINSGERKGYSGTATFSHLVPDSSEFCLDIDSEHEGRIIQHDYDDFTLFNVYFPNGQKDDERLAYKMAFYEKFLTYCDALRDEGKSIVICGDVNTAHREIDLKNPKSNAKTSGFLPEERAWIDKLVEHGYIDTFRYVHGDIEEEYSWWSYRFSARTKNVGWRIDYFFISDDLTEVLEDAFILQDIEGSDHCPVGIRLAL from the coding sequence ATGTCCGATACAATCGAAATACTTTCATGGAACGTCAACGGTATCCGCGCCGTCGCCAACAAGCAGGCACTCAAATGGGTCGATGAACGCCGTCCGGATATTCTCTGTCTCCAGGAGATCAAAGCCACAGCGTCCCAGTTCCCCGACGACCTCTTCGATACCAACTACGCGACGCTGACCATCAATAGCGGCGAGCGAAAAGGCTACTCCGGTACGGCAACCTTCTCACACCTCGTTCCCGACTCCTCCGAGTTCTGCCTCGACATCGACAGCGAGCACGAAGGGCGCATCATCCAGCATGACTACGACGATTTCACCCTCTTTAACGTCTACTTCCCCAACGGCCAGAAGGACGATGAGCGCCTCGCGTACAAGATGGCCTTTTACGAGAAGTTCCTCACCTACTGCGACGCGCTGCGCGACGAAGGAAAAAGCATCGTCATCTGCGGGGACGTTAACACGGCACACCGCGAGATCGACCTGAAAAACCCCAAGTCCAATGCCAAGACCTCCGGCTTTCTGCCCGAAGAGCGCGCGTGGATCGATAAGCTCGTCGAACACGGTTACATCGACACTTTCCGTTACGTGCACGGCGACATTGAGGAGGAGTACAGCTGGTGGTCCTACCGTTTCAGCGCCCGCACGAAGAACGTGGGGTGGCGGATCGACTATTTCTTCATCTCCGACGACCTGACCGAGGTACTTGAAGACGCCTTCATCCTCCAGGACATCGAAGGCTCCGACCACTGCCCCGTCGGCATCCGCCTCGCGCTGTAG
- a CDS encoding CoB--CoM heterodisulfide reductase iron-sulfur subunit B family protein gives MEKKLTYALFTGCTAKESTPEQLMSTYAVAEKLGIELVELSEATCCGASHLQDYDDFLSLVLNARNICYAESRGMTMVTICNTCQLNTAMTKHRLDNDPELKARVNEKLAEVGLEYKGTSEITHFLYAIIDDFGLETLKEKVVTPLSQFNIAPFYGCHNIRPSELQNETHGKAENPYNPNSLDDLIVTLGGVNVDYEEKNKCCGFHAELQAPKTAALLTGKALMGAMDANADWMVTPCPLCHLKLDTQYEHAGHAVGRDVKMPVLHMQQMVGLALGCTPAELGLKHHVSKVNFV, from the coding sequence ATGGAAAAGAAACTCACATACGCCCTTTTTACAGGATGTACCGCCAAGGAGAGTACGCCGGAGCAGTTGATGTCGACGTACGCCGTCGCCGAAAAGCTCGGTATCGAACTCGTTGAGCTTTCCGAAGCGACCTGCTGCGGCGCGTCCCACCTGCAGGACTATGACGATTTCCTGTCGCTTGTCCTCAACGCGCGCAACATCTGCTACGCGGAATCCCGTGGGATGACGATGGTCACCATCTGTAATACCTGCCAGCTCAACACGGCGATGACGAAGCACCGCCTCGACAACGACCCGGAGCTCAAAGCCCGCGTCAACGAGAAGCTCGCCGAAGTCGGCCTGGAGTACAAAGGTACCTCCGAGATCACCCACTTCCTCTACGCGATCATCGACGACTTCGGTCTCGAGACGCTCAAAGAGAAGGTTGTCACGCCGCTCTCTCAGTTCAATATCGCTCCCTTCTACGGCTGTCACAACATCCGCCCTTCCGAGCTGCAGAACGAAACGCACGGCAAAGCGGAGAACCCGTACAACCCGAACTCTCTGGATGACCTCATTGTCACCCTGGGCGGCGTCAACGTCGACTACGAAGAGAAGAACAAGTGCTGCGGATTCCACGCGGAGCTCCAGGCGCCGAAAACGGCTGCCCTGCTCACCGGTAAAGCCCTGATGGGTGCCATGGATGCCAACGCGGACTGGATGGTCACACCCTGCCCGCTGTGCCACCTGAAACTCGACACCCAGTACGAGCACGCCGGCCACGCCGTCGGCCGCGACGTCAAGATGCCGGTCCTACACATGCAGCAGATGGTCGGCCTGGCCCTGGGCTGCACGCCGGCCGAACTCGGTCTCAAGCACCACGTCTCCAAGGTCAACTTCGTCTAA
- a CDS encoding succinate dehydrogenase/fumarate reductase iron-sulfur subunit → MTTITTQTITFNVFRFNAETDYLPHYKTIEMEVTSEEVVLDILNRIKWDVDGSFSYRRSCRHGICGACAIKVNGKGVLACKERMNDLIELFGTELTLEPLSIKRAVKDMIIDKEDFWKKHEQVKPYLIDEIDEHPESENLVTPKEEAQLLEADYCIQCGLCHYSCPSLENNESYIGPAAFAAAYRFNADVRDKATLDRLDIVNAPDQGVWDCVKCFECQEVCPKEVNPIEKITKLHNQVFENGVAINNVATRHAVGFAHSIKKHGLLDEAELVRYSEGTVPMLMKHGKVGFKMFKVGKVVMPWNMPKSDKLDEVKALIKSSSTVKF, encoded by the coding sequence ATGACGACTATTACAACACAAACCATTACATTCAACGTGTTCCGCTTCAACGCCGAAACGGACTACCTTCCCCACTACAAGACGATCGAGATGGAGGTCACCTCCGAAGAGGTCGTCCTCGATATCCTCAACCGCATCAAGTGGGACGTCGACGGTAGCTTCAGCTACCGCCGCAGCTGCCGCCACGGGATCTGCGGCGCCTGTGCCATCAAAGTCAACGGCAAAGGCGTCCTGGCCTGTAAAGAGCGCATGAACGACCTGATCGAGCTCTTCGGCACCGAGCTGACCCTCGAGCCGCTCAGCATCAAGCGCGCGGTCAAGGACATGATCATCGACAAAGAGGACTTCTGGAAGAAGCACGAGCAGGTCAAACCCTATCTCATCGACGAGATCGACGAACACCCGGAGAGCGAAAACCTCGTCACACCGAAAGAGGAAGCGCAGTTGCTCGAGGCCGACTACTGTATCCAGTGCGGTCTGTGCCACTACTCCTGTCCGTCGCTTGAGAACAACGAATCCTACATCGGGCCTGCCGCGTTTGCCGCCGCCTACCGCTTTAACGCCGACGTGCGCGACAAAGCGACCCTCGATCGTCTTGACATCGTCAATGCGCCGGACCAGGGTGTCTGGGACTGTGTCAAATGTTTCGAGTGCCAGGAGGTCTGTCCCAAAGAGGTCAACCCGATCGAAAAGATCACGAAGCTGCATAACCAGGTCTTCGAGAACGGCGTTGCCATCAACAACGTCGCGACGCGCCACGCCGTCGGCTTCGCACACTCCATCAAGAAGCACGGTCTGCTGGATGAAGCGGAACTCGTCCGCTACTCCGAGGGTACGGTCCCGATGCTGATGAAACACGGCAAGGTCGGATTCAAGATGTTCAAGGTCGGCAAAGTCGTCATGCCGTGGAACATGCCGAAATCGGACAAACTCGACGAGGTCAAGGCCCTGATCAAATCGTCGTCAACGGTCAAATTCTAA
- the sdhA gene encoding succinate dehydrogenase flavoprotein subunit produces the protein MSIPIYTYDAVIVGSGLAGSAAARELKQAGKNVAVITKLHPLRSHSGAAQGGINAALSDVDSIELHEFDTVKGADYLADQDAVELMCQKAPETIRWAERMGAAFSRTDDGKIAQRPFGGQSSPRACFAKDRTGLTLLQTIYEQALRVGVDFIDEWYAADIIYEDGKVSGVVAFNIRNQEKAIFNAKAVMFATGGYARAFKISSNAHANTGDGLSIVARHGLPLEDMEFVQFHPSGLSGSGILISEAARGEGGKLLNSEGERFMERYAPNKLELASRDVVARAIINEIREGRGVGPRKDAVYIDLTHLGKEKIMERLPELRDLAITFLGLDMIKEPILISATAHYSMGGIPVDIDGHVRKNNDELVEGFYAAGECACVSVHGANRLGANSVLEALLFGRHVGQSMVNDIETLYLREAEQSDADTMITEMERILTNNGKETVPGLRNELQQSMTDNAGVFRTEETLSKQVEIVKALRKRFENIRIDDKSKIFNTDLQEAIELGHMLDYALFIVESALARKESRGAHYREDFTTRDDEAFMKHTMAYMDANGEISLDYMAVTPGKFEPQERTY, from the coding sequence ATGAGTATTCCTATTTATACTTATGATGCGGTAATCGTCGGTTCCGGTCTGGCAGGTTCTGCGGCTGCCAGAGAGCTGAAACAAGCCGGCAAGAACGTCGCCGTCATTACCAAACTCCACCCGCTGCGTTCGCACTCCGGTGCGGCGCAGGGCGGTATCAACGCTGCGCTCAGCGATGTCGACAGCATCGAGCTGCACGAATTCGACACCGTCAAGGGTGCGGACTACCTCGCCGACCAGGACGCGGTTGAGCTGATGTGTCAGAAAGCCCCGGAAACGATCCGCTGGGCAGAGCGCATGGGAGCGGCCTTCAGCCGTACCGACGACGGTAAGATCGCCCAGCGCCCCTTCGGAGGCCAGTCCTCCCCGCGCGCCTGTTTCGCGAAAGACCGTACGGGTCTGACCCTGCTTCAGACGATCTACGAGCAGGCGCTGCGCGTCGGCGTCGACTTCATCGACGAGTGGTACGCCGCCGACATTATTTACGAAGACGGCAAGGTCAGCGGTGTCGTCGCCTTCAATATTCGTAACCAGGAAAAGGCGATCTTCAACGCCAAGGCCGTTATGTTCGCCACCGGCGGTTACGCCCGCGCGTTCAAGATCAGCTCCAACGCCCACGCCAATACCGGTGACGGCCTCTCCATCGTTGCGCGCCACGGCCTCCCGCTGGAGGACATGGAATTCGTCCAGTTCCACCCGTCAGGCCTTTCGGGCAGCGGTATCCTCATCTCCGAGGCGGCCCGCGGCGAAGGCGGAAAACTGCTCAACTCCGAAGGCGAGCGCTTCATGGAGCGCTACGCGCCGAACAAGCTTGAACTGGCTTCCCGCGACGTCGTCGCCCGCGCCATCATCAACGAGATCCGTGAAGGGCGCGGGGTCGGACCGCGCAAAGACGCCGTCTACATCGACCTGACCCACCTGGGCAAAGAGAAGATCATGGAGCGCCTGCCCGAGCTGCGCGACCTGGCTATCACCTTCCTCGGCCTCGACATGATCAAAGAGCCCATTCTTATCTCCGCGACGGCGCACTACTCCATGGGCGGTATCCCGGTCGATATCGACGGACACGTCCGCAAGAACAACGACGAACTCGTCGAAGGCTTCTACGCGGCGGGTGAATGTGCCTGCGTCAGCGTCCACGGTGCGAACCGCCTCGGTGCCAACTCCGTCCTCGAAGCCCTGCTCTTCGGCCGCCACGTCGGTCAGAGCATGGTCAATGACATCGAGACGCTCTACCTCCGCGAGGCGGAACAGTCCGATGCCGACACGATGATCACAGAGATGGAGCGTATCCTCACCAATAACGGCAAAGAGACGGTACCGGGCCTGCGTAACGAACTGCAGCAGAGCATGACCGACAATGCCGGCGTCTTCCGTACCGAGGAGACCCTCTCCAAGCAGGTCGAGATCGTCAAAGCACTGCGCAAGCGCTTCGAAAACATCCGTATCGACGACAAGTCCAAGATCTTCAACACGGACCTCCAAGAAGCGATCGAACTGGGCCACATGCTTGACTATGCCCTCTTCATCGTTGAAAGCGCCCTGGCGCGCAAAGAGAGCCGCGGCGCGCACTACCGCGAGGACTTCACGACACGCGACGACGAAGCCTTCATGAAGCACACTATGGCGTACATGGATGCAAACGGTGAGATCAGCCTCGACTACATGGCGGTCACACCGGGCAAATTCGAACCGCAAGAGCGTACATACTAA
- a CDS encoding diguanylate cyclase, with product MKTSIKKLLSSVQFNATLLILFTLLSGLLLASSYATYKRIDNMAEQERLVHSLAKMDRADPALDRIRASGVLSRLPILIDALDSENVYEIANSLIFREAKTRSKYTNLLRERDRVLNASASAYFNASVDSPSRRDDMLRAVENYTTLFYPLTKLQNNTLYQYSLLVGAMLILVLLWGFVVMTAARNASKTILGDIYALHPQEGATRASVKFKTTEINTIALKIRQESGDAASANGKKDEVTQLPNYEGVKIGFDRRPKASKDMHAFVCIFEIDNYSKLVNHFPQSVIDPILIKITSIMKLHKMQNDQIGRIHGGQFIAVLLRSDKHKALEECNHIRQMIEENRFKMPHDSFPITLSGGFASKTASQTLDDAVKNAKERLRMAQEKGGNCVSDTNNNTKML from the coding sequence ATGAAAACGTCGATCAAGAAGCTCCTAAGTTCGGTGCAGTTCAACGCAACGCTGCTCATACTGTTCACCCTTCTGAGCGGATTGCTCCTCGCCAGTTCCTATGCTACCTACAAGCGGATCGACAATATGGCTGAGCAGGAGAGGCTCGTCCACTCCCTCGCAAAGATGGACCGTGCGGACCCCGCCCTCGACCGTATCCGCGCCAGCGGCGTCCTCAGCCGCCTGCCGATCCTGATCGACGCCCTCGACAGCGAGAACGTCTACGAGATCGCCAACAGCCTTATCTTCAGAGAGGCGAAAACCCGCAGCAAATACACCAACCTGCTCCGCGAACGTGACAGAGTCCTGAACGCATCGGCCTCGGCCTATTTCAACGCCAGCGTCGATTCCCCTTCCAGACGCGACGACATGCTCAGAGCCGTCGAAAACTATACCACGCTCTTCTACCCGCTGACCAAGCTGCAGAACAACACCCTCTACCAGTACAGCCTGCTCGTAGGCGCGATGCTGATCCTGGTCCTGCTTTGGGGCTTCGTCGTCATGACCGCTGCCCGCAACGCCTCTAAAACGATTCTGGGTGACATTTATGCGCTTCATCCCCAGGAGGGAGCCACCCGCGCCTCGGTCAAGTTCAAAACGACCGAGATCAACACCATCGCTTTGAAAATACGCCAGGAGAGCGGTGACGCAGCTTCCGCCAACGGCAAGAAGGATGAGGTGACGCAGCTCCCCAACTACGAAGGGGTGAAAATCGGCTTTGACCGCCGGCCGAAAGCCTCCAAGGATATGCACGCCTTCGTCTGCATCTTCGAGATCGACAACTATTCCAAGCTTGTCAACCATTTCCCGCAGAGCGTCATCGACCCGATTTTGATCAAGATCACCTCCATCATGAAACTGCACAAAATGCAAAATGACCAGATCGGACGCATCCACGGCGGCCAGTTCATTGCCGTACTGCTGCGCAGCGACAAACATAAAGCGCTGGAAGAGTGTAACCATATCAGACAGATGATCGAAGAGAACCGTTTCAAAATGCCACACGACTCCTTCCCCATCACGCTCAGCGGCGGCTTTGCCTCAAAAACCGCCTCCCAGACCCTCGACGATGCCGTCAAAAACGCCAAAGAGCGCCTGAGAATGGCTCAGGAGAAGGGCGGTAACTGCGTTTCCGATACGAATAACAATACGAAAATGTTATAG